A portion of the Nitratidesulfovibrio termitidis HI1 genome contains these proteins:
- the rplV gene encoding 50S ribosomal protein L22, giving the protein MESRATAKFMRVSPRKARLVAQNVKGLPVEDAMNILKFTPNKPADIIFGVLRSALANAEQLPGIDVDAMVVKQIVINEGPTWKRFLPRAQGRATKIRKRTSHITVILAEGQE; this is encoded by the coding sequence ATGGAATCGAGAGCCACCGCGAAATTCATGCGTGTGTCGCCGCGTAAGGCCCGCCTGGTTGCCCAGAACGTGAAGGGGCTGCCTGTCGAAGACGCCATGAATATCCTGAAGTTCACGCCCAACAAGCCCGCTGACATCATCTTCGGCGTGCTTCGTTCCGCCCTCGCCAACGCCGAGCAGCTGCCCGGCATCGACGTGGACGCCATGGTCGTGAAGCAGATCGTTATCAACGAAGGCCCCACCTGGAAGCGGTTTCTTCCGCGTGCGCAGGGTCGCGCCACCAAGATTCGGAAGCGTACCAGCCACATCACCGTGATTCTCGCAGAAGGGCAGGAATAG
- the rplB gene encoding 50S ribosomal protein L2, producing the protein MAVRKLKPTSPGRRFQTVSDFEEVTRSTPEKSLTEGLTKKSGRNNNGRVTMRRRGGGHKRLYRIIDFRRNKLGIAATVAHIEYDPNRTARIALLHYADGEKRYILAPLGIKQGDMVQAGEGADIKPGNAMPMARIPVGTVLHNIELYPGRGGQFCRAAGTYAQLVAKEGKYALLRMPSGEVRKVLAACCATIGQVGNVNHENISLGKAGRNRWLGRRPKVRGVAMNPIDHPLGGGEGRSSGGRHPVTPWGVPTKGYKTRDRKKASTKLIVKRRGQK; encoded by the coding sequence ATGGCTGTTCGCAAGCTGAAACCGACATCTCCCGGTCGCCGCTTCCAGACCGTCTCGGATTTCGAGGAAGTCACCAGGAGCACGCCCGAGAAGTCCCTTACCGAGGGGCTGACCAAAAAGAGCGGTCGCAACAACAATGGCCGCGTGACCATGCGCCGTCGCGGCGGCGGTCACAAGCGCCTGTACCGCATCATCGACTTCCGTCGTAACAAGCTCGGCATCGCGGCCACCGTCGCGCATATCGAGTACGACCCCAACCGTACCGCCCGCATCGCGCTGCTGCACTACGCGGATGGCGAGAAGCGCTACATCCTCGCCCCGCTCGGCATCAAGCAGGGCGATATGGTGCAGGCCGGCGAAGGCGCGGACATCAAGCCTGGCAACGCCATGCCCATGGCCCGCATCCCCGTCGGCACCGTGCTGCACAACATCGAGCTCTACCCCGGTCGTGGCGGCCAGTTCTGCCGCGCCGCCGGTACCTACGCCCAGCTGGTGGCCAAGGAAGGCAAGTACGCCCTCCTGCGCATGCCTTCGGGCGAAGTGCGCAAGGTGCTTGCCGCCTGCTGCGCCACCATCGGCCAGGTCGGCAACGTGAACCACGAGAACATCTCGTTGGGCAAGGCGGGCCGCAATCGCTGGCTCGGCCGTCGTCCCAAGGTCCGCGGCGTCGCCATGAACCCCATCGACCACCCGTTGGGTGGTGGTGAAGGCCGCAGCTCCGGTGGTCGCCATCCGGTGACCCCGTGGGGCGTGCCCACCAAGGGGTACAAGACCCGCGATCGCAAGAAGGCTTCCACGAAGCTCATCGTCAAGCGTCGCGGTCAGAAGTAG
- the rpsS gene encoding 30S ribosomal protein S19, translating to MPRSLKKGPFIDDHLIKKVELAVSNSDRRVIKTWSRRSTIAPEMVGLTFAVHNGKKFIPVFVTENMVGHKMGEFAPTRTFYGHAADKKSKAKK from the coding sequence ATGCCCAGATCCCTGAAGAAAGGTCCGTTCATCGACGACCATCTGATCAAGAAAGTGGAATTGGCCGTGTCGAACAGCGACCGCCGCGTCATCAAGACGTGGTCTCGTCGGTCCACCATCGCTCCCGAGATGGTCGGCCTGACGTTCGCGGTCCACAATGGGAAGAAGTTCATTCCCGTGTTCGTCACCGAGAACATGGTGGGTCACAAGATGGGCGAATTCGCCCCGACCCGCACGTTCTACGGGCATGCCGCGGACAAGAAGAGCAAAGCAAAGAAGTAG
- the rpsC gene encoding 30S ribosomal protein S3, which produces MGQKVHPYGFRLGYNKNWQSRWFSKKEYPGFVFEDHNIRKFVKKTLYHAGLSKIEIERAGGKVRLILSTARPGIVIGRKGVEIEKLRGDLRKKFKREFSIEVNEIRRPEVEAQLVAENIALQLERRVAFRRAMKRTVSMSRKFGAEGIKVTCSGRLAGAEIARTEWYRDGRVPLQTLRADIDFGFAEARTTYGVIGVKVWIFKGEILDNEVEQ; this is translated from the coding sequence ATGGGTCAGAAAGTACATCCTTACGGCTTCCGGCTGGGGTACAACAAGAACTGGCAGTCGCGCTGGTTCAGCAAGAAGGAATACCCCGGCTTCGTCTTCGAGGATCACAACATCCGCAAGTTCGTGAAGAAGACGCTGTACCATGCCGGTCTTTCCAAGATCGAAATCGAACGCGCCGGCGGCAAGGTGCGTCTGATCCTCTCCACCGCGCGTCCGGGCATCGTCATTGGCCGCAAGGGCGTGGAAATCGAAAAGCTTCGTGGCGACCTGCGCAAGAAGTTCAAGCGCGAGTTCTCCATCGAGGTGAACGAAATCCGTCGCCCCGAAGTGGAAGCCCAGCTCGTTGCCGAAAACATCGCGCTGCAGCTTGAACGCCGCGTGGCCTTCCGTCGCGCCATGAAGCGCACGGTGTCCATGTCGCGCAAGTTCGGCGCCGAAGGCATCAAGGTGACCTGTTCCGGCCGCCTCGCCGGGGCCGAAATCGCCCGTACCGAATGGTACCGCGATGGTCGGGTGCCCCTGCAGACCCTGCGTGCCGACATCGACTTCGGTTTTGCCGAGGCCCGCACCACCTACGGGGTGATCGGCGTCAAGGTCTGGATTTTCAAGGGTGAAATTCTGGACAACGAGGTAGAACAGTAA